The Niveispirillum cyanobacteriorum genome segment TTGGTGCTGATCGAACCGGCGGGATTGCAGGCCGAGGCCGAACGGCTGGCCGATCCCAAGATCGCCCAGGCCTATAAGGCGGGTGGGGAGGCATTCGATAAGCCGACCTTGGAGGCCGTGCGCAAGCGGTTGTCGGGCCTGCTGGCCGATCCGGACAGCGTGGATCCGGAAATCCTGGCTACCCGCCTGGCACTGTACCAGCCGGACGCCGCCCGTGCGGTGCATCTGAAGGTGCGCCAGGCCGACAATGGCCCCTTCCTGCTGACGCCGGAACGGCTTTCCGGCCTGTCGGTGCCGACCCTGTTCATTCGGGGGGAGGGGGGAAATACGGCTGCCGGGATCATGGCCCAGGCGGTAGCGGCTTGCCCCGATGCGCGGCTGGTCACGGTCGAGGGTGCCCGGCAATGGCCGCAATATGAACAGGCCGACAGGACTAATGAACTGATCGGCGACTTTTTGAAGAACGGGAGAGAATGATGTCCTTCTGGACCGATGCCCTTGGGGCACAAGTCAAATATTACGATGCCGGCGGCTGGCGCACCCGCGTGCTCGAAGCAGGCGAAGGTACCCCGGTGATCATGATGCACGGCCTGTCGGGCCATGCCGAGGGCTTCATCCGCAATGTCGTGCCGATTTCCCAGGCCGGTTTCCGCGCCATCTCCATGGACGCCATCGGCCATGGATTGAGCGCCAAGCCGCTTGACGTCACCTATCACGCGCCCTTGTTCGTGGAGCATCTGAAGCGTTTCATGGACGCCATCGGGGCGGAGAAGGCGCATCTGGTGGGACAGTCGCTGGGCGGCTGGACGGCCTTCAATTTCGCCCAGGCCTATCCCGACCGCGTCGCCTCCCTGATCTCCATCACCGGGGCCGGCTTCCTGCTCAGCGACGCCGAAAGCCAGGCGGAAAGTGCGCGCATCCACCAGCAGGTGAAGAACGTCACCAAGAAGGCCAGCGAGGCACCGACGCGCGACAAGGTCAAGGAACGGCTGCAATGGCTGATGTGGGATAAGTCAGTGGCCACTGACGAGCTGGTCGATACCCGCTTCCATTTCTTCATGTTGCCTGACAGTCGCGCCGCCATGCCCAAGATGGTGGAGGAACAGCCGGGCGAGGAGAACCGGAAGTATCTCCTGGACGAGGCTCAACTGGCCAAGCTGGACATCCGCACCAAGATCATCTGGAGCGACCATAACCCCACCACACCCTGGACGGTGGCCAAGAAGGTCTCCGAGATCATGCCCAATGCCGACTTCTCCCTGGTGGAGAGTGCCGGTCACTGGCCGCAGTTCGAGCAGGCCGACGCCGTCAACCGTTTGGTCATCGACTTCTTGAAGGGGTGAGGGACATGGGCAGCTTCGTCTGGGCGGCGGCGACGGCCCATACCGGTGCCATGATGCGCCTTCCCGATGGCGGGGCCGATGAGGCCCGCGCCGAACAGGTGTTCAACGGGTTCCGCACCTTGGCTTCTTCGCTGAAGGCGGCCCGCCCGGACGTGCTGATCACCATCGCCACCGACCATTTCCTGACCTACGGCTATGAATTCCTGCCCATCTTCAGCATCGGCACCGGCGACCGGTTCGAAGGTTGGGGGGAGTTTGGGGTGCCCAAGCGCGACTATAAAGGTGTCGCGCCCTTCGGCGAAGCGGTGCAGAACGGGCTGGTGGCGGCGGGCTTCGACGCCGTTGGCGCGCGCGATGTGAAGCTTGACCATGCCTTTTCCTGTCCCTTGCAGCTTCTGCTGCGGGATTGGGATGTGCCGATCCTGCCCGTCTACATTAACTGCACTGTCGCCCCCTTGCCCAGCCATGCCCGCGCCTTGGCCTTTGGCCGCGCGTTGGGCGATGTGGTGCGAACCCAGGGGGTGTCACAACGGGTGGCCATCGTCGGCACAGGCGGCTTGTCGCACTGGGTCGGCACGCCGCAGACCGGGACCATCAATACCGGCTTCGACCGGCGGTTTCTGGAGCTGTTCACGTCTGGCCGGTTGGATGAGATCGCGGCGATGGACAGTGACTGGGTGATCGACAATGCAGGCAATGGGGCGGCGGAAATCCGCAACTGGCTGGCCGCAGCCGGTGCAGTGAATGCCAAAGGCGCGCGCGAGATCGCATATGAGCCGGTGGCCATGTGGAATACCGGTATCGCCGTGACGGAGATCCTGTCATGAGCCGCCGCGATCTTGAGAGGTTCCTGTTCCGCTTTGACAAGGAACCTGACCTGCAGGCCGCCTTTGCCGAAGCCCCCGAAAAGGCCTTCATCGCCTTCGACCTCAGCGAGGCAGAGGTGGCAGTGCTGGCGGCACGCGATGTGGCTACGCTCTATGAATGGGGCCTGCATCCGCTGTTGATCCGTAACTTCGCGGGTACGGTTGGTGTGCGCTATGTCGGTGAATATCGCAGGCGAGGGCTGACATGAGCGTCGACGCCGCCTGCCACGATCTGGCACTGGCCAACCGTATCCTTGCCCATGAGGGGGTGGTGGACGCGTTCGGCCATGTCAGTCTGCGCCATCCCGACCGGCCTGGTCACTTTCTGCTGTCCCGTTCGGTCAGCCCTGACCAGGTGGTGCCAGAGGACATCATGTGTTTCGGCCCCGATGGGCAGGCGGCGGACGGGGATGCTCGCGCGCCCTATCTGGAACGCTTCATCCATGCCGCGATCTATGAAGCGCGCCCGGATGTCGCCGCCGTGGTCCATTCCCACGCCCATGATCTGATCCCGTTCGGCGTGACAGGCACGGAAGTGCGACCGCTTCTGCATGTTGCTGGCCCGTTGGGCAGGGTGCCTGTCTGGGATATCGCCGACCGGTTCGGGGAGACGTCGCTGCTGGTCACCAACATGGTGCAGGGACGTGATCTGGCGGAACGGCTGGGTGCCGGCAGGGCGGTGCTGATGCGCGGCCATGGCGGCGTGGTGGTGGGCGACGGCCTGCGCGCCGCCGTGATCATGGCTGTCTATCTCCAGGTCAATGCCGGGCTAGACCTGAAGGCCCGCCAGCTTGGGCCTGTCCGTTATCTCAGCGACGGCGAGGTCGCGCTCAGTTTCGACGCCATCCTGGCTGAAGGGCCGGCCCGGCGCGCCTGGGAATATTTCAAGCGGAAGGTGGAGACGCACACCTGAGCTTTCACCGCGAAACAATGCCATAAGGCAAGTCACAGGGAGGAAGAAGAATGGCCAAGATGTTCAGGATGCAACCGGGTCACGGTCTGACGCGACATGGCATATCGGCGTTGGCCCTGGTGCTGGCGGCGGGGACGGTACAGGCCCAGACAGCCCCGGCTACAGGTCAGGTGCTCGAACTGGAGGAGATTGTCGTTACCGCCGAACGCCGTTCGGAATCGTTGCAGGACACCCCAATTTCCATCCTCACCTTCTCCGGCGACGCGCTGGAGCGGGCCAATGTCCGGTCGGTGGACGATCTTCAGAATTTCCTACCCAACGTTTCCATCGGCGGTTCCGCGCCGGTCGGAAACTCGGCCCCCAACTTCTCCATACGTGGCGTCGGTCAGACGTCGGGCCGCGCCAATAATGAGAAGGGCGTGGGTCTCTATGTCGATGATGTCTATTATCCGCGTTCCACGGGCGCCATCCTGAACCTGCTGGATGTGGAACGGATTGAGGTTTTGCGTGGGCCGCAGGGCACTCTGTTTGGCCGCAACACGACGGGCGGTGCCATCCGCTATATCACGCGCAAACCCACCGACCGGCTGGAAGGCCGTATCACCGGCACCTATGGTTCCCTGGATCGGACGGATATCGAAGGCGTCCTGAACGTCCCCGTGTCCGAGAAAGTGGCGTTCCGGGGCCAGGCCGCCTGGTTCAAACGTGACGGCTATGTTGATGTCATTGGCACCGACCGGACGCGGGGCAATCAGGATGATTATGCCGTGCGCGGCGCCCTGCGCGTACGTCCCAATGACAGCATCACTGTCGATCTGAGTGCAGCCTATACCGAGAACCGCAGCAATGGTTCGCCCACCGTCATCGCCGGCGTCGGCCTGCGACAGGCATCGGGTTTCCCGATTGCGGCGGTCAATGCCTACAATGCCTATCTGGCGGCGCGCGGCCAGTCTGCCATCGTGGCGGATGATCCGCGCTTCGTGACCAAGGACGGCTATTCCGTGCCGGATAGCTGCATCATGGATGATATTGCGCTTAACCCGGCCAAATTCGGCGACGCCCCGAACCTTCTGCCCAACAGCCGTCCCCAGGCCAGCCTGTGCGACGATGCACGTCGGACCAAGAACACCTTCCTGTCGGCTGATATCAATGCCGACCTGAACGATGCGCTCTCGCTGCGTTCGATCACGGGCTATAACAAGGGCACGGATATCGACCAGGGTGACTATGGTCTTTTCGGTGCCCAGACCAACTATACCCTGAACGAGATGAACTCCATCTCTCAGGAATTGCAGCTTCTGGGCAGTCATGAGGGCCTGGAGTGGGTAGCCGGTCTTTATTATTTCCACGAAACCCCGGCAGAGCGCCGGTTCCTGCGTGAGGCGGTGGTCAACGCCGGTCGGGTCGAATGCTGCAACGGCTTCGATGCCAATGTGCAGCTGAAGACCAACAGCTATTCCGCGTTTGGTCAGGCCAGCCTGGACCTGACCGACAAGGCGCGGGTGACGGCCGGGGCGCGATATTCCTATGACGACAAGGACGTTTTCATATCGAAGGTCGGCATCTTCACCCCGGCCTTGCCGGCTGGCGGTTCCCCGCGGACCAATGCCAATAATTGGGATGCCATCGATTATCGCCTGACGCTGGATTATCAGTGGACCGATACGCTGATGACCTACGCGACTTATTCCAAGGGTTTCAAGTCCGGCGGCTTCAATGTCGATATCGTCACGCTGGGCACGGCGGCCCCCACCATCACCTCCTTCGATCCGGAGACGGTGAAGAACCTGGAGGCCGGTGTGCGATCGGAATGGTTTGACAAGCGCCTGCGCGCCAACCTGACCGGCTTTCACATGAAGTATGACAATCTGGTCGTGCAGGTGGCCGACTTCTCCCGCGGGGCCTTGCAGGTCCTGTTCCTGAATGCTGGCAAGCTGGAAATTGACGGGTTCGAGGGCGAGTTTGCGGTGGCGCCTATCGAGCGGCTGACCCTGAATGCCAATGTCGGTTACACCAGGATCAAATATGTCGATCTGCCCACCGGCAGCCCGCTGTTCGATCCTGCCAGCTGCCCCGGCGGTGCCCTCACCTTTGATCGCTGCCGGGCACAGCCGCTGGCCCGGTCGCCGGAATGGACCTACACGCTTGGCGCCCAGTACACGGTTCCGGTGGGGGCTGGCGATGTCAGCATGAATGCCAACTACGCCTATAAAAGCAGCCAATATTCCAACAACTCCACCTCCAACTCGGTGAAGCTGCCGGCCTATGGCGTGGCTAATGTCCGCATTGAGTATGATAGCGGTGCACAGTGGAAGGTGGCGGCCTTCGGCACCAACATCTTTGACAAATACTACATCACCACAGGCACCAATGGCCGCCAGAACACGCTGGCCACGCTGACCCATTCGCCGGGCCGGCCGGCGGAATATGGCGTGTCGCTGACCTGGAGCTTCTGACTTCAAATAACTGGTGAAGACCATGGTGTGTATGACATGGTCTTCACCAAAAAAGTCATAGCCGCATGAACGGACGACAAGGGTGAGAAACATGCAGACCGACCAGGAAATGCCCGCCGGAGCGCGGCGCGGCATCACCATCTTTCTCTGCTTTCTGGTGGCCGTGTTGGAAGGGTTTGACCTGCAGGTCATTGGGGTGGCGGCTCCGCAATTAACCCGCGAACTGGGGCTGGCGCCACAGGAAATCGGCTGGGCCTTTGGTGCCAGCCTCATCGGCCTTGCCATCGGCGCCCTGGCGGGCGGTCGGCTGGCCGACAAGGTGGGGCGCAAGCCGGTGCTGGTCGGTTCGGTTGTGGCCTTTGGGGCCGCCACCCTGGCCTCCAGTTGGGCCTGGGACTATCATTCGCTATTCGTGCTCCGGGTGCTGACCGGTTTGGGGTTGGGCGGTACCTTTCCAAACGTCATCGCCATCGCATCGGAAGTGACGGCACGGGCGCGGGTTACCATAACCGTGGCCTCCATCTCCTGCGGGCTGGCGGTTGGCGGGATTATTGTGTCGTTAATGGCCAAGCTGGCGCCCGGCGGTATGGATTGGCGGGGGCTGTTCCTTATAGGGGGGGTGCTGCCGCTGCTGGTGGCTCCGGCCCTGTGGTATTTCCTGACGGAAACCAAGCGAGCGGCTGTGCGCGGCCACGGCAGCCGCACCCCGATCGGTCAGGCCCTGTTTGGCGCGCAGCAGGCTGGGCCGACGCTGATGCTGTGGATCGTGTTCGCCTTGACGCTCCTGCAACTTTCCCTGCTGCTGAACTGGCTGCCTACGCTGATCATTGCAAAGGGGTTTCCCCCGGCGCAGGCCTTTTTAACCTCGCTGGTGCTGAATATCGGCAGCATCTTTGGCTCCGTCATCGCCGGCTTCCTGTGCGACCGGTATGGCGCGCGCACGCCGATGGCGGTGGGGTATCTGGCGATGGCGCTGGTCATGTACCTGCTGTCATTGGCCAGTGACATGAACATACTGCTGGTGCTGGCCTTCTGGGCAGGGTTTCTGGTCCTGGGTGCGCAGTTCGCGCTCTATGGTCTGGCGCCGAAAGTATATCCCGATCAGACGCGTGGGACCGGGGTCGGGGCCGCTGTGGCCGCTGGCCGGGTTGGTGCCATTTCCGGTCCGCTGATCGCCGGTCAGATGATCGGCGCGGGTGCCACGGGTGATCAGGTAGTGTTGCTGATGGTGCCGTTGGCCCTTCTGGCCGGGGTGGCGCTGCTGGCGCTGGCCCATATGGCCGGTCCGCGCCTGCGTGCCGGTGGTGCCGGCGTGCATTGAGAATAAAGGGTATCTCCGTCATTGCGGACTGAGACGGATCAAAGGCCAGGAATCGCATCTGCCGGATGCTGTTCCTGGCCTTTGGTCTTTGACGCGTGAAAAGACGGTCTGTGGGCGTGCCTCACCGCCGGCTTTGACCTGTCCGTTCCAGCAGATCGATGGACCATTCGACATGGCTATCCATGACGGCGGCGGCGGTGCGGGCGTCCCCGGCCAGCACGGCATCAGCCATGCGGTTGTAATTGGCGATATAGCCCGGGATATGCAGGCGCATGTCGATGGTGCCGGCAAGGAACCGGTTCCAGTATTCCAGGTTGAGCAGCCCCAGCAGGTAATCCACGTAGGGCTTCTGCCCAATCTCATTCAGCAGATAATGGAAATCGTTCAGCACCAGATAGAATTTGTAGGAAGGCGGTGCATCACGGGCCGCGCGGATCCGGGCAATGGCCTCCTCCACACGCTGCCGGTTGTCGCCCTCGCCGATGCGCCGTGCGGCCGCCGTGACCCCCACCTTGGCGATGGGGCCCGTAACCTCATAGATCTGGATCAGGTCGGCCAGTGACAGCTCGCGCATAATGGCGCCCTTGTCGGGCAGCAGTTCGACCAGCCCCTGGCCCGCCAGAATATGCAAGGCCTCCCGTACCGGGGCGCGGCTCACCCCCAGACGTTTGGCCAGCTCTGCCGCCTTGATCCGCTGTCCAGGCCGCAGGACCCCCTCATCCAGGCTTTCCATCAGCGTTTCGTGCACACGCTGCACCAATGTCGTTTTGGTGCTGCCATCGGCCATCAGTTTTGGCGCACCGAAGGGCGATGGCGCCCCGGCAATGTCGGACGGAAACTCGTCAGCGTCCTCTTCCGTTTCCGACGGCACGCGCGGCACATGGGGCGGCGCCTTCGTCTTCTCGCCTTTACGCTCCCTGCCCGGCGCGTCGGTCGATACCTTTGTCATTATCGCTTTATCCCCTGCGATCCATGCCCGCCTGCATGGCAGGCCATCCGGCAGCCCCTTTCGTCGTACGATGCTACGACAACCGCCGGACCCTGCATAGCGGGCTGAAAGTCAGCATACCGTAACATCCAGTAGTGTCGACAGATTTATAAATCCCTCCTTCTGCATTCATATGGATGATCGGACATCTGCGCGTTAGTTACTGATATTATTGGATAAAAAGGAAACCAGGCAGTTCGTTGCGAAAATTATTTCCGAGGCATCAAGATTCCTTCTTGAAAGTGCCGACACTTTGTGGCGGATTATAGGGGCGCTCACGACACAGCACGGGATGGCCGGGCGCATAGGCGGTTTACCTTCATCGGGGACTGACGCCATGGACAACCAAACAGCCGCTAGTGATCTTGGTGGCCCCTGCGCTGACGGGCGCGTTGCCCGTTTTGAGCAATTGTTGGAGATTGAGCCGCAGCGGGGCCACGGTCTGCCGCAGCCTGTTGCGGATATGATCTGGTCGCGCCGTTTGCTCCCTGTGATCACACGGAACGATGATGCGCCCAGTCCCTTCGGTAATGTCGCGCCGATCCGGGGGGCAGGGGATATGTCCATCACCTATGCCGCATGCCCGCCGGGCACGGGGCCTTCACTGCACACCCACCGCCGCACATTCGAAACCTTCACGGTGCTGTCGGGGCGATTTGAATTCACCCTGGGCGACAATGGGGACAGCGCGGTAACGCTGAACCCGTTCGATGTCCTTTCCGTACCGCCGGGCGTTGCTCGCGCTTTCCGTAATGTCAGTGATAAGGAAGGACTGCTGCAGGTGATCATCACCGGCGGCCAGCATGATGTGAACGACATCTTCTTTCCGGCACGTACGGCAAAGGAGATCGCCAGTCACGGCGAACAGTACCTGGCTTATTTTCAGTCGAAGGGCCTGTTCTTCGACAT includes the following:
- a CDS encoding MFS transporter, with translation MQTDQEMPAGARRGITIFLCFLVAVLEGFDLQVIGVAAPQLTRELGLAPQEIGWAFGASLIGLAIGALAGGRLADKVGRKPVLVGSVVAFGAATLASSWAWDYHSLFVLRVLTGLGLGGTFPNVIAIASEVTARARVTITVASISCGLAVGGIIVSLMAKLAPGGMDWRGLFLIGGVLPLLVAPALWYFLTETKRAAVRGHGSRTPIGQALFGAQQAGPTLMLWIVFALTLLQLSLLLNWLPTLIIAKGFPPAQAFLTSLVLNIGSIFGSVIAGFLCDRYGARTPMAVGYLAMALVMYLLSLASDMNILLVLAFWAGFLVLGAQFALYGLAPKVYPDQTRGTGVGAAVAAGRVGAISGPLIAGQMIGAGATGDQVVLLMVPLALLAGVALLALAHMAGPRLRAGGAGVH
- a CDS encoding TonB-dependent receptor, coding for MAKMFRMQPGHGLTRHGISALALVLAAGTVQAQTAPATGQVLELEEIVVTAERRSESLQDTPISILTFSGDALERANVRSVDDLQNFLPNVSIGGSAPVGNSAPNFSIRGVGQTSGRANNEKGVGLYVDDVYYPRSTGAILNLLDVERIEVLRGPQGTLFGRNTTGGAIRYITRKPTDRLEGRITGTYGSLDRTDIEGVLNVPVSEKVAFRGQAAWFKRDGYVDVIGTDRTRGNQDDYAVRGALRVRPNDSITVDLSAAYTENRSNGSPTVIAGVGLRQASGFPIAAVNAYNAYLAARGQSAIVADDPRFVTKDGYSVPDSCIMDDIALNPAKFGDAPNLLPNSRPQASLCDDARRTKNTFLSADINADLNDALSLRSITGYNKGTDIDQGDYGLFGAQTNYTLNEMNSISQELQLLGSHEGLEWVAGLYYFHETPAERRFLREAVVNAGRVECCNGFDANVQLKTNSYSAFGQASLDLTDKARVTAGARYSYDDKDVFISKVGIFTPALPAGGSPRTNANNWDAIDYRLTLDYQWTDTLMTYATYSKGFKSGGFNVDIVTLGTAAPTITSFDPETVKNLEAGVRSEWFDKRLRANLTGFHMKYDNLVVQVADFSRGALQVLFLNAGKLEIDGFEGEFAVAPIERLTLNANVGYTRIKYVDLPTGSPLFDPASCPGGALTFDRCRAQPLARSPEWTYTLGAQYTVPVGAGDVSMNANYAYKSSQYSNNSTSNSVKLPAYGVANVRIEYDSGAQWKVAAFGTNIFDKYYITTGTNGRQNTLATLTHSPGRPAEYGVSLTWSF
- a CDS encoding class II aldolase/adducin family protein, producing the protein MSVDAACHDLALANRILAHEGVVDAFGHVSLRHPDRPGHFLLSRSVSPDQVVPEDIMCFGPDGQAADGDARAPYLERFIHAAIYEARPDVAAVVHSHAHDLIPFGVTGTEVRPLLHVAGPLGRVPVWDIADRFGETSLLVTNMVQGRDLAERLGAGRAVLMRGHGGVVVGDGLRAAVIMAVYLQVNAGLDLKARQLGPVRYLSDGEVALSFDAILAEGPARRAWEYFKRKVETHT
- a CDS encoding alpha/beta fold hydrolase, with the protein product MMSFWTDALGAQVKYYDAGGWRTRVLEAGEGTPVIMMHGLSGHAEGFIRNVVPISQAGFRAISMDAIGHGLSAKPLDVTYHAPLFVEHLKRFMDAIGAEKAHLVGQSLGGWTAFNFAQAYPDRVASLISITGAGFLLSDAESQAESARIHQQVKNVTKKASEAPTRDKVKERLQWLMWDKSVATDELVDTRFHFFMLPDSRAAMPKMVEEQPGEENRKYLLDEAQLAKLDIRTKIIWSDHNPTTPWTVAKKVSEIMPNADFSLVESAGHWPQFEQADAVNRLVIDFLKG
- a CDS encoding cupin domain-containing protein, encoding MDKKETRQFVAKIISEASRFLLESADTLWRIIGALTTQHGMAGRIGGLPSSGTDAMDNQTAASDLGGPCADGRVARFEQLLEIEPQRGHGLPQPVADMIWSRRLLPVITRNDDAPSPFGNVAPIRGAGDMSITYAACPPGTGPSLHTHRRTFETFTVLSGRFEFTLGDNGDSAVTLNPFDVLSVPPGVARAFRNVSDKEGLLQVIITGGQHDVNDIFFPARTAKEIASHGEQYLAYFQSKGLFFDI
- a CDS encoding alpha/beta fold hydrolase; amino-acid sequence: MSLWTQMLGGEVGFVMAGGLRTRYVRLGQGVPLLLLHGRGGHLETFARNIGPLSAHFTVYAVDLAGHGLTAPFDGDYTIERLAAHVADTMDALDLTRTHVVGQSLGGWAAAWLALNRPERFNRLVLIEPAGLQAEAERLADPKIAQAYKAGGEAFDKPTLEAVRKRLSGLLADPDSVDPEILATRLALYQPDAARAVHLKVRQADNGPFLLTPERLSGLSVPTLFIRGEGGNTAAGIMAQAVAACPDARLVTVEGARQWPQYEQADRTNELIGDFLKNGRE
- a CDS encoding GntR family transcriptional regulator; the encoded protein is MTKVSTDAPGRERKGEKTKAPPHVPRVPSETEEDADEFPSDIAGAPSPFGAPKLMADGSTKTTLVQRVHETLMESLDEGVLRPGQRIKAAELAKRLGVSRAPVREALHILAGQGLVELLPDKGAIMRELSLADLIQIYEVTGPIAKVGVTAAARRIGEGDNRQRVEEAIARIRAARDAPPSYKFYLVLNDFHYLLNEIGQKPYVDYLLGLLNLEYWNRFLAGTIDMRLHIPGYIANYNRMADAVLAGDARTAAAVMDSHVEWSIDLLERTGQSRR